The genomic segment AAATTAGGCGCAATATCAAACTGCCTCAATCTTACCGGTGGTTCTGTAAAAAATTTGGACCTGGGAGCATTCGTGGGCAAATCTGGATAAACATCACGGCGCCTGAAGATCCTCCGGCTAGTGCCACTCCTCGACCAGGGGGGCATGGTATTGAGGCGCTGAATGAAGATATTTGGTCCACTGTTTTTCTAGATGTGGACGTGTATTGCCCTGATCCTAAGTTGATTCGAAATGGGTTGTTTTTCGGTAGCGATATATATACTCACCATTATTTTTGGAACACAAACGAGGTTACTGATAGAGCAAATA from the Frigoriglobus tundricola genome contains:
- a CDS encoding SMI1/KNR4 family protein translates to MDHEKTWDRLLSLAKIEGQLRPVAEGQLDKFEIRRNIKLPQSYRWFCKKFGPGSIRGQIWINITAPEDPPASATPRPGGHGIEALNEDIWSTVFLDVDVYCPDPKLIRNGLFFGSDIYTHHYFWNTNEVTDRANNELAVYVVFREWKVYRLADSFESFIYDICLGKGIPDHGKLDYDPPLFEAAPPI